GTGGCGCGTGACGAGCGAGAGCGGCGTGACGCGCTTTACGCTGGTGTTCCCTAAGGGGTGACACTGGTGGCGCGGCCGCCACTGTTCGCCGTCTGTCCTGTGTGCCATGTGTGCCCCGTGTCAGCGCATGCCGCCGTTGATGGGGAAGTCTGGCTTGGCGTCCTTGGTGGCGAGTCCCCATTTCATCATCAGCGCGTCATAGGTGCCGTCGCGCTGGAGCTTGAGCAAGGCCTGCCGCATGACGCTCGCGAGTTGCCGCCCTTTCTCGTCGACACCGAAGCCGATGCCATAGGGCGCTTCGGCGTTGTAGTGAATGACCTTGTACTTGGCGGGAAACTTGGTCTCGTTGTAGTAGCCGACCGGCGAATCCACCCAGGCGACCTGGCTGGCGCCTGTCGATAGCGAGAGCAGCGTCATGTTCGAGTCGGGGTACGTCGCCACCGAAATGGGCCGCTTGCCGTCTTTTTGGCATTTTTCACTCAACTTGGTCGCCTTTTCCATTGAGGCCGTACCGCGCGGCAAAGCGAGTTGCATACCGCAGAGCGCATCGAGCGACGGAAGGGTGACCGCCCTTGAAGGCATGGCGACGACCGTCATGCCCATGTCGAGGTAATCGACGAACGTCACGACTTTCTGACGCGATGAAAAGTCTGCAAGCGAGAGCAGCACATCGAAGCGGTTGGCGCCCAGACCGGGAATGAGGGCGTCGAATGACGACTGGGCGAGCTTGACCTTCAGATCCAGCACCGCAGCCGCTGCTGAGAGCAGTTCCGGGGTGAACCCGATGATGTTGCCTTCACCGTCGACGAATTTGATCGGCGCCACATCGGGATTGACTCCCGCGGTCAGGGTGCCGCGCTCACGGTAGAACTTCGGGACTTGTGCAGCGAGTGCGGGGTCAACCTTGATGGCCGGAGGGGCGAGCGGCTCCAGCGCGTGGGCGGGACTCACGATCCCGAGCCAGGCGACGACACATGCCGTCGCGAATTTGAATTCGATCGTCATACGAAAACCTCTGGAAGTCGGCAGGTCGGTGGCGTATCAGGCGGCTTGTTGAACGGTGCGGGCGAAATCCCGGTGATGCCAGAGCAGACAGTCGGCTGCCCCCTCGTCGTTGACGGTGGCTTGCATAATCTGGCCGACGATAATGCTATGCGTAAACCCGTCATACACGTTGGCCAGTTGGCATTCGAATACGACGACCGCGCCTGACAGTGTGGGGACGTCCAGTTCCCCGGCTTGCCAGTGCGCAGGGTCGAAGCGCTCGGGGCCGCGCAACGAAGTGAAGCGCTTCGCCACCGCCAGCTGTTCTGCTGACAACAGATTGACGGCAAAGCGCCGTGTCCGAAGGATGACGTCATGCGCCGACGCTGTCTTGTTCACGCATACGAGGATCGTGGCCGGATCGGCAGACAGGCTGCACACTGAAGTTGCGATTAGACCGGACGGCACACGTTCTTCATATGTGGT
This window of the Pandoraea sputorum genome carries:
- a CDS encoding flavin reductase family protein gives rise to the protein MNDQVSSDVFRHAMTCFASGITAVTTYEERVPSGLIATSVCSLSADPATILVCVNKTASAHDVILRTRRFAVNLLSAEQLAVAKRFTSLRGPERFDPAHWQAGELDVPTLSGAVVVFECQLANVYDGFTHSIIVGQIMQATVNDEGAADCLLWHHRDFARTVQQAA
- a CDS encoding ABC transporter substrate-binding protein, producing MTIEFKFATACVVAWLGIVSPAHALEPLAPPAIKVDPALAAQVPKFYRERGTLTAGVNPDVAPIKFVDGEGNIIGFTPELLSAAAAVLDLKVKLAQSSFDALIPGLGANRFDVLLSLADFSSRQKVVTFVDYLDMGMTVVAMPSRAVTLPSLDALCGMQLALPRGTASMEKATKLSEKCQKDGKRPISVATYPDSNMTLLSLSTGASQVAWVDSPVGYYNETKFPAKYKVIHYNAEAPYGIGFGVDEKGRQLASVMRQALLKLQRDGTYDALMMKWGLATKDAKPDFPINGGMR